The following proteins come from a genomic window of Lytechinus pictus isolate F3 Inbred chromosome 1, Lp3.0, whole genome shotgun sequence:
- the LOC129265214 gene encoding uncharacterized protein LOC129265214, translating to MANTLGIRVVRPVTLRKFHQPELDLSEERDTDPLLSANRVRTSHQRMAGDCQPSKSWNAHSNPQSQSSTVDRSTQTHCTDDILHTDFLIRGTAADDRVDMPVSSTLTHYSMHKNSQDFSNFEPNCPNSMDYHSHGGTLTHSSPFNGIKQAGYDTYGSELEYRVGAPILGGDTGNGGVGSGFGGGPLLKQGGSLVDEFGPKEAPHKLGSSKDSYTKMTRAVTQKPEGIGESLAWLKRELMDLRNTDQELTRTLFTLQSKIRDLKNKINQDEVDDDDDDSEKTDYPSSWSSNGHRSDSFSTPSSQKTKSINLIKEENEEEPVMEVKQVKQLHTAVTVTRNAVNEVKAENTVNVTAVNGNSTLGNAINGTTVNHNANGYSRNTNNSLDQTVRPSVNVSLRKSVTSDGLKNYSNLEKPNLPPPPPPPVSASPTPSLKSTSSSEVVHRFAMKEESKRDSMSSSSYVSSSSSFTSSLEELRLQDVPRDLRSSGRSFDRMTFEEEEEEEESHDAVNQDEDSSIKDNQIDFDDNGNEETTSDETTEASKLMESIWAEVALFS from the exons ATGGCAAACACTTTAGGAATCCGTGTTGTTCGACCGGTAACACTCCGAAAGTTTCATCAACCTGAGCTCGACCTTTCAGAGGAACGTGACACCGATCCTCTTTTATCGGCCAACAGAGTGCGCACTTCTCATCAACGAATGGCAGGGGATTGTCAGCCAAGCAAATCGTGGAATGCACATTCAAATCCACAATCTCAGTCAAGCACTGTCGACCGTAGTACGCAAACACACTGCACGGACGATATTCTACACACAGATTTTCTTATTCGGGGCACGGCTGCAGACGACAGAGTAGACATGCCAGTATCGTCTACACTCACACACTATTCCATGCACAAAAATAGCCAGGATTTCTCGAATTTCGAGCCGAACTGCCCAAACTCGATGGACTATCACTCTCATGGTGGAACTTTAACCCATTCGTCTCCGTTTAACGGGATTAAACAAGCAGGATATGACACTTATGGTAGCGAGTTAGAGTATCGAGTTGGAGCGCCGATTCTCGGGGGAGATACTGGTAACGGTGGAGTTGGTAGCGGCTTTGGTGGCGGACCATTGCTGAAACAAGGTGGATCTTTGGTAGACGAGTTTGGACCCAAAGAGGCGCCACATAAACTTGGAAGTAGCAAGGATAGCTATACTAAAATGACGAGAGCGGTGACACAGAAACCCGAAGGAATCGGGGAATCATTAGCCTGGCTCAAACGAGAACTG ATGGACCTACGTAACACAGATCAGGAACTAACTCGTACCTTATTCACTTTGCAATCCAAGATCCGCGATCTCAAGAATAAAATTAACCAAGACGAAgtcgacgacgatgatgacgattcGGAGAAAACCGATTACCCGTCTAGCTGGTCTTCCAATGGGCATCGAAGTGACAGTTTCTCTACGCCGAGCTCGCAAAAGACGAAAAGTATTAATTTgattaaagaggaaaatgaagaGGAGCCGGTCATGGAGGTCAAACAGGTTAAACAACTGCACACAGCGGTCACCGTGACTCGCAATGCGGTCAACGAAGTCAAAGCGGAAAATACGGTTAATGTAACCGCGGTAAACGGGAACTCTACGCTGGGAAATGCAATTAATGGCACAACAGTTAATCATAATGCAAATGGATACAGTAGAAATACAAATAACAGTTTGGACCAGACAGTAAGGCCAAGTGTGAATGTAAGTCTGAGGAAAAGTGTTACCTCGGATGGTCTTAAGAACTATAGTAACTTGGAAAAACCtaatcttcctcctcctccacctcctccCGTTTCTGCGTCCCCCACCCCGTCGCTGAAGAGTACGAGTAGCAGTGAAGTGGTGCATCGGTTTGCCATGAAAGAAGAAAGTAAACGTGACTCTATGTCCTCGTCTTCCTATGTTTCGTCATCGTCGTCGTTCACGTCCTCGTTGGAGGAACTTCGACTTCAGGACGTCCCTAGAGATCTCAGGTCAAGTGGTCGAAGCTTCGATCGCATGACGTtcgaagaggaagaggaggaagaagaatcgCATGACGCAGTTAACCAAGATGAGGATAGCTCGATCAAAGATAACCAGATTGACTTTGATGATAATGGCAATGAAGAAACAACGAGTGATGAAACAACTGAAGCGTCAAAATTGATGGAATCAATATGGGCAGAAGTTGCTTTGTTctcttga